A part of Drosophila ananassae strain 14024-0371.13 chromosome 2R, ASM1763931v2, whole genome shotgun sequence genomic DNA contains:
- the LOC6507485 gene encoding adenylyl cyclase X E isoform X1: MDSYFDSAIEYNRSNPLSLNRPHEQSQSIQNEKNWEWSYLVRKCRNLELEESYDLYMRRLRVGYLSLFIFIHVAVTVIHTLLLLTTPEITYVYVDMVAYLCSGFIIWFVLSVNFRSELVSKHGWVVYASSWLAVCVMVLMDIGLNVYHATSHNDILNPIYDAYTLYAIYMFMPVPYLLQPFVLGSAVTLCYIINYSFVITGKEDNQMHSILNEAIYLSCVNLLGIFFRLMRDIALRTTFLDRRQYVEENLLLRYARDQERSLLLSILPAQIADRLQEDVKNRIERSKQQHQQRSQVDLRRSSDSQTLRRWRQPNHGPLFIEPHEDVTILYADVVNYTHLTTTLDVKKLVEALHDLFVRFDIASEEYDVLRIKFLGDCYYCVAGLANPNADHAKCCVDLGLRMIKDIRDVREKRHLNIDMRIGVHSGDVLSGVIGAAKWQFDIWSKDVDIANRLEATGATGRVHVSQETLALLDGEYFFEDGTEKAREDPVLQKHGIRTFLIKSLRAPMHDPRRRQRERQAKKLSEASKANFMHNSTLHQYNQVRNQAKLEMCRELDKMPIGRIQLTKVFRRSTRLTQDEIEEETFRRNISSCCLFFRIRNWEYQYMQEPDVMLKYSIALAWAIYMGLLTIQLLSKDARYHYWFIDGTTIILLTSLLVVSWYKKLWIMYMSDAEVSSPNSRLSGFFFRMSDEMQRNVYIRIVIYFLTIFSYCAVAIMQVVGCSSSDDYFDDDPSVDERMQCFHPWILTNCMTLVIGMSFLFTRIPFIIKACFSTIITVAYAILVVFEFHYIYSSSPSTNVNFNAKYSHILLMIITMGIFHVMERQTEFIAKVDYNWKRQLIKKQEDALITNDTIKVLLTNILPSHVADFYLSNQLQNELYYEEYDNVAVMFASIKNFDTDKIGLSVLNEIICDFDDVLNKYGQALRVEKIKVANWTYMAACGLDVSRSEQVNAPQLKFRNVSLMPNGRRSRYDGARSSNTDGVQRVPYGNGSNIALDLDLERGQYEGNVVASAPRPSAIQSSSSSSNEVVRVMAEFALDLMRTMRRFSAENMQTEYEGSTDYGMLRIGISHGRAMAGVVGISKPHYDIWGNPVNMASRMDSTGVPGQIQVTENTAMKLREFNIQCNYRGMTFVKGRGNIPTYIVGIDKEYEFLPHRMPKGSKEE, translated from the exons ATGGACTCCTACTTCGACTCGGCCATCGAGTACAACCGCAGCAATCCGCTCAGCCTGAACCGGCCCCACGAGCAGTCGCAGAGCATCCAGAATGAGAAGAACTGGGAGTGGTCCTACCTGGTG CGAAAGTGCCGCAACCTGGAACTGGAGGAGTCGTACGACCTGTACATGCGGCGTCTGCGAGTCGGCTACCTCTCCCTCTTCATTTTCATTCATGTGGCGGTGACGGTCATCCATACGCTCCTGCTTCTGACCACTCCGGAGATCACGTACGTCTACGTGGACATGGTGGCCTATTTGTGCTCCGGTTTCATTATTTGGTTCGTGCTCTCCGTGAACTTTCGCAGCGAGCTGGTCAGCAAGCACGGCTGGGTGGTCTACGCCTCCTCCTGGCTGGCGGTCTGCGTGATGGTTCTGATGGACATCGGCCTGAACGTCTATCACGCCACCAGCCACAACGACATCCTCAATCCGATCTACGACGCCTACACACTGTATGCGATCTACATGTTCATGCCGGTGCCGTACCTGCTGCAGCCGTTCGTGCTGGGCTCTGCGGTGACCCTGTGCTACATCATTAACTACAGCTTCGTGATCACCGGGAAGGAGGACAACCAGATGCACAGCATTCTCAACGAGGCGATCTACTTGAGCTGCGTCAATCTGCTGGGCATCTTCTTCCGCCTGATGCGGGACATTGCGCTGCGCACCACCTTCCTGGACCGGAGGCAGTATGTGGAGGAGAACCTCCTCCTGCGGTACGCCCGCGACCAGGAGCGCAGTCTGCTCCTCAGCATCCTGCCCGCCCAGATCGCTGACAGACTGCAGGAGGATGTCAAGAACCGCATCGAGCGCTccaagcagcagcaccagcagcgcTCGCAGGTGGACCTTCGGCGCAGCTCCGACAGCCAGACCCTGAGGAGGTGGCGACAGCCGAACCACGG GCCCCTCTTCATAGAACCCCACGAGGACGTGACGATCCTCTACGCCGACGTCGTAAACTACACCCATCTGACGACCACCTTGGACGTCAAGAAACTCGTCGAGGCCCTCCACGATCTCTTCGTGCGCTTCGACATCGCCAGCGAGGAGTATGATGTGCTGCGGATCAAGTTCCTGGGGGACTGCTACTACTGCGTGGCCGGGCTGGCGAACCCAAACGCCGACCATGCCAAGTGTTGCGTGGACCTGGGGCTCCGGATGATCAAGGACATTCGCGACGTCAG GGAAAAGCGTCACCTGAACATCGACATGCGGATTGGGGTGCACTCCGGCGACGTGCTCTCCGGCGTCATAGGAGCGGCCAAGTGGCAGTTCGACATTTGGTCGAAGGACGTGGACATTGCGAACCGCTTGGAGGCCACCGGAGCCACTGGACGGGTGCACGTGAGTCAGGAGACCCTGGCCCTGCTCGACGGGGAGTACTTCTTCGAGGACGGCACTGAAAAGGCCCGCGAGGATCCGGTGCTCCAGAAGCACGGCATTCGCACTTTTCTGATCAAGTCGCTGCGC GCCCCCATGCACGACCCGCGGAGGCGTCAGCGCGAGCGGCAGGCCAAGAAGCTGAGCGAGGCCAGCAAGGCGAACTTCATGCACAACTCCACGCTCCACCAGTACAACCAGGTGCGGAACCAGGCCAAGCTGGAGATGTGCCGCGAGCTGGACAAGATGCCCATCGGCAGGATTCA ACTGACCAAGGTCTTCCGGAGGAGCACGCGTCTCACTCAGGACGAGATCGAGGAGGAGACTTTTCGACGCAACATCAGCTCCTGCTGCCTGTTCTTCCGCATCCGCAACTGGGAGTACCAGTACATGCAGGAGCCTGACGTGATGCTGAAGTACAGCATAGCCCTGGCCTGGGCAATCTACATGGGTCTGCTGACAATCCAGCTGCTGAGCAAAGA TGCCCGCTACCACTACTGGTTCATTGACGGAACCACGATTATCCTGCTGACTTCGCTGCTGGTCGTGTCCTGGTACAAGAAGCTGTGGATCATGTACATGTCGGATGCGGAAGTGTCATCTCCCAACAGCAGGCTCAGTGGCTTCTTCTTCCGCATGTCGGACGAAATGCAGCGCAACGTCTACATCAGGATAGTGATCTACTTTCTGACCATATTCTCCTACTGTGCGGTTGCCATAATGCAGGTGGTGggctgcagcagcagcgacgactaCTTCGACGACGACCCGAGCGTCGATGAGCGGATGCAGTGCTTCCATCCTTGG ATCCTCACCAACTGCATGACCCTGGTCATCGGTATGTCCTTCCTCTTCACCCGCATACCTTTCATCATTAAGGCCTGCTTCTCCACAATCATCACAGTCGCCTACGCGATTCTTGTGGTGTTCGAGTTCCACTATATCTACTCCAGCAGCCCGTCCACCAACGTGAACTTCAACGCCAAGTACTCACACATTCTGCTGATGATCATCACCATGGGAATCTTCCATGTCATGGAACGCCAGACGGAATTCATAGCCAAAGTGGATTACAA CTGGAAACGACAGCTTATCAagaagcaggaggacgccCTGATCACCAACGACACCATCAAAGTGCTTTTGACCAATATTCTGCCCTCGCATGTTG CCGACTTCTATCTGTCCAACCAACTCCAGAACGAGCTGTACTATGAGGAGTACGACAACGTGGCCGTCATGTTCGCCTCGATCAAGAACTTCGACACGGACAAGATCGGGCTGAGCGTGCTGAACGAGATCATCTGTGACTTCGACGATGTG CTTAACAAGTACGGCCAGGCCCTGCGAGTGGAGAAGATCAAGGTGGCCAACTGGACGTACATGGCAGCCTGCGGCCTCGACGTCTCCCGGTCCGAGCAGGTGAACGCTCCCCAGTTGAAGTTCCGGAATGTATCGCTCATGCCCAACGGGAGGAGGAGTCGGTACGATGGGGCCAGAAGCTCTAACACGGACGGAGTCCAGCGTGTTCCATACGGGAACGGGAGCAACATTGCCCTTGATCTTGATCTCGAGAGGGGTCAGTACGAGGGGAATGTGGTCGCTAGTGCCCCCCGACCCAGTGCCATccagagcagcagcagcagcagcaacgaaGTTGTGAGGGTGATGGCCGAGTTCGCCCTGGATCTGATGCGCACAATGCGGCGCTTTAGCGCGGAGAACATGCAGACGGAGTACGAGGGAAGCACCGACTACGGGATGCTGCGCATTGGCATTTCGCACGGCAGGGCCATGGCTGGGGTGGTGGGCATCTCGAAGCCGCACTACGACATATGGGGCAACCCGGTCAACATGGCCTCGCGCATGGACTCCACGGGGGTGCCAGGGCAGATCCAGGTCACTGAGAACACGGCCATGAAGCTTCGGGAGTTCAACATCCAATGCAACTACCGGGGCATGACCTTTGTGAAAGGTCGGGGCAACATCCCCACCTACATTGTTGGCATCGACAAGGAATACGAGTTCCTGCCGCATCGCATGCCCAAGGGATCCAAAGAAGAATAG
- the LOC6507485 gene encoding adenylyl cyclase X E isoform X4, whose amino-acid sequence MDSYFDSAIEYNRSNPLSLNRPHEQSQSIQNEKNWEWSYLVRKCRNLELEESYDLYMRRLRVGYLSLFIFIHVAVTVIHTLLLLTTPEITYVYVDMVAYLCSGFIIWFVLSVNFRSELVSKHGWVVYASSWLAVCVMVLMDIGLNVYHATSHNDILNPIYDAYTLYAIYMFMPVPYLLQPFVLGSAVTLCYIINYSFVITGKEDNQMHSILNEAIYLSCVNLLGIFFRLMRDIALRTTFLDRRQYVEENLLLRYARDQERSLLLSILPAQIADRLQEDVKNRIERSKQQHQQRSQVDLRRSSDSQTLRRWRQPNHGPLFIEPHEDVTILYADVVNYTHLTTTLDVKKLVEALHDLFVRFDIASEEYDVLRIKFLGDCYYCVAGLANPNADHAKCCVDLGLRMIKDIRDVREKRHLNIDMRIGVHSGDVLSGVIGAAKWQFDIWSKDVDIANRLEATGATGRVHVSQETLALLDGEYFFEDGTEKAREDPVLQKHGIRTFLIKSLRL is encoded by the exons ATGGACTCCTACTTCGACTCGGCCATCGAGTACAACCGCAGCAATCCGCTCAGCCTGAACCGGCCCCACGAGCAGTCGCAGAGCATCCAGAATGAGAAGAACTGGGAGTGGTCCTACCTGGTG CGAAAGTGCCGCAACCTGGAACTGGAGGAGTCGTACGACCTGTACATGCGGCGTCTGCGAGTCGGCTACCTCTCCCTCTTCATTTTCATTCATGTGGCGGTGACGGTCATCCATACGCTCCTGCTTCTGACCACTCCGGAGATCACGTACGTCTACGTGGACATGGTGGCCTATTTGTGCTCCGGTTTCATTATTTGGTTCGTGCTCTCCGTGAACTTTCGCAGCGAGCTGGTCAGCAAGCACGGCTGGGTGGTCTACGCCTCCTCCTGGCTGGCGGTCTGCGTGATGGTTCTGATGGACATCGGCCTGAACGTCTATCACGCCACCAGCCACAACGACATCCTCAATCCGATCTACGACGCCTACACACTGTATGCGATCTACATGTTCATGCCGGTGCCGTACCTGCTGCAGCCGTTCGTGCTGGGCTCTGCGGTGACCCTGTGCTACATCATTAACTACAGCTTCGTGATCACCGGGAAGGAGGACAACCAGATGCACAGCATTCTCAACGAGGCGATCTACTTGAGCTGCGTCAATCTGCTGGGCATCTTCTTCCGCCTGATGCGGGACATTGCGCTGCGCACCACCTTCCTGGACCGGAGGCAGTATGTGGAGGAGAACCTCCTCCTGCGGTACGCCCGCGACCAGGAGCGCAGTCTGCTCCTCAGCATCCTGCCCGCCCAGATCGCTGACAGACTGCAGGAGGATGTCAAGAACCGCATCGAGCGCTccaagcagcagcaccagcagcgcTCGCAGGTGGACCTTCGGCGCAGCTCCGACAGCCAGACCCTGAGGAGGTGGCGACAGCCGAACCACGG GCCCCTCTTCATAGAACCCCACGAGGACGTGACGATCCTCTACGCCGACGTCGTAAACTACACCCATCTGACGACCACCTTGGACGTCAAGAAACTCGTCGAGGCCCTCCACGATCTCTTCGTGCGCTTCGACATCGCCAGCGAGGAGTATGATGTGCTGCGGATCAAGTTCCTGGGGGACTGCTACTACTGCGTGGCCGGGCTGGCGAACCCAAACGCCGACCATGCCAAGTGTTGCGTGGACCTGGGGCTCCGGATGATCAAGGACATTCGCGACGTCAG GGAAAAGCGTCACCTGAACATCGACATGCGGATTGGGGTGCACTCCGGCGACGTGCTCTCCGGCGTCATAGGAGCGGCCAAGTGGCAGTTCGACATTTGGTCGAAGGACGTGGACATTGCGAACCGCTTGGAGGCCACCGGAGCCACTGGACGGGTGCACGTGAGTCAGGAGACCCTGGCCCTGCTCGACGGGGAGTACTTCTTCGAGGACGGCACTGAAAAGGCCCGCGAGGATCCGGTGCTCCAGAAGCACGGCATTCGCACTTTTCTGATCAAGTCGCTGCGC TTGTAG
- the LOC6507485 gene encoding adenylyl cyclase X E isoform X3 produces the protein MHDPRRRQRERQAKKLSEASKANFMHNSTLHQYNQVRNQAKLEMCRELDKMPIGRIQLTKVFRRSTRLTQDEIEEETFRRNISSCCLFFRIRNWEYQYMQEPDVMLKYSIALAWAIYMGLLTIQLLSKDARYHYWFIDGTTIILLTSLLVVSWYKKLWIMYMSDAEVSSPNSRLSGFFFRMSDEMQRNVYIRIVIYFLTIFSYCAVAIMQVVGCSSSDDYFDDDPSVDERMQCFHPWILTNCMTLVIGMSFLFTRIPFIIKACFSTIITVAYAILVVFEFHYIYSSSPSTNVNFNAKYSHILLMIITMGIFHVMERQTEFIAKVDYNWKRQLIKKQEDALITNDTIKVLLTNILPSHVADFYLSNQLQNELYYEEYDNVAVMFASIKNFDTDKIGLSVLNEIICDFDDVLNKYGQALRVEKIKVANWTYMAACGLDVSRSEQVNAPQLKFRNVSLMPNGRRSRYDGARSSNTDGVQRVPYGNGSNIALDLDLERGQYEGNVVASAPRPSAIQSSSSSSNEVVRVMAEFALDLMRTMRRFSAENMQTEYEGSTDYGMLRIGISHGRAMAGVVGISKPHYDIWGNPVNMASRMDSTGVPGQIQVTENTAMKLREFNIQCNYRGMTFVKGRGNIPTYIVGIDKEYEFLPHRMPKGSKEE, from the exons ATGCACGACCCGCGGAGGCGTCAGCGCGAGCGGCAGGCCAAGAAGCTGAGCGAGGCCAGCAAGGCGAACTTCATGCACAACTCCACGCTCCACCAGTACAACCAGGTGCGGAACCAGGCCAAGCTGGAGATGTGCCGCGAGCTGGACAAGATGCCCATCGGCAGGATTCA ACTGACCAAGGTCTTCCGGAGGAGCACGCGTCTCACTCAGGACGAGATCGAGGAGGAGACTTTTCGACGCAACATCAGCTCCTGCTGCCTGTTCTTCCGCATCCGCAACTGGGAGTACCAGTACATGCAGGAGCCTGACGTGATGCTGAAGTACAGCATAGCCCTGGCCTGGGCAATCTACATGGGTCTGCTGACAATCCAGCTGCTGAGCAAAGA TGCCCGCTACCACTACTGGTTCATTGACGGAACCACGATTATCCTGCTGACTTCGCTGCTGGTCGTGTCCTGGTACAAGAAGCTGTGGATCATGTACATGTCGGATGCGGAAGTGTCATCTCCCAACAGCAGGCTCAGTGGCTTCTTCTTCCGCATGTCGGACGAAATGCAGCGCAACGTCTACATCAGGATAGTGATCTACTTTCTGACCATATTCTCCTACTGTGCGGTTGCCATAATGCAGGTGGTGggctgcagcagcagcgacgactaCTTCGACGACGACCCGAGCGTCGATGAGCGGATGCAGTGCTTCCATCCTTGG ATCCTCACCAACTGCATGACCCTGGTCATCGGTATGTCCTTCCTCTTCACCCGCATACCTTTCATCATTAAGGCCTGCTTCTCCACAATCATCACAGTCGCCTACGCGATTCTTGTGGTGTTCGAGTTCCACTATATCTACTCCAGCAGCCCGTCCACCAACGTGAACTTCAACGCCAAGTACTCACACATTCTGCTGATGATCATCACCATGGGAATCTTCCATGTCATGGAACGCCAGACGGAATTCATAGCCAAAGTGGATTACAA CTGGAAACGACAGCTTATCAagaagcaggaggacgccCTGATCACCAACGACACCATCAAAGTGCTTTTGACCAATATTCTGCCCTCGCATGTTG CCGACTTCTATCTGTCCAACCAACTCCAGAACGAGCTGTACTATGAGGAGTACGACAACGTGGCCGTCATGTTCGCCTCGATCAAGAACTTCGACACGGACAAGATCGGGCTGAGCGTGCTGAACGAGATCATCTGTGACTTCGACGATGTG CTTAACAAGTACGGCCAGGCCCTGCGAGTGGAGAAGATCAAGGTGGCCAACTGGACGTACATGGCAGCCTGCGGCCTCGACGTCTCCCGGTCCGAGCAGGTGAACGCTCCCCAGTTGAAGTTCCGGAATGTATCGCTCATGCCCAACGGGAGGAGGAGTCGGTACGATGGGGCCAGAAGCTCTAACACGGACGGAGTCCAGCGTGTTCCATACGGGAACGGGAGCAACATTGCCCTTGATCTTGATCTCGAGAGGGGTCAGTACGAGGGGAATGTGGTCGCTAGTGCCCCCCGACCCAGTGCCATccagagcagcagcagcagcagcaacgaaGTTGTGAGGGTGATGGCCGAGTTCGCCCTGGATCTGATGCGCACAATGCGGCGCTTTAGCGCGGAGAACATGCAGACGGAGTACGAGGGAAGCACCGACTACGGGATGCTGCGCATTGGCATTTCGCACGGCAGGGCCATGGCTGGGGTGGTGGGCATCTCGAAGCCGCACTACGACATATGGGGCAACCCGGTCAACATGGCCTCGCGCATGGACTCCACGGGGGTGCCAGGGCAGATCCAGGTCACTGAGAACACGGCCATGAAGCTTCGGGAGTTCAACATCCAATGCAACTACCGGGGCATGACCTTTGTGAAAGGTCGGGGCAACATCCCCACCTACATTGTTGGCATCGACAAGGAATACGAGTTCCTGCCGCATCGCATGCCCAAGGGATCCAAAGAAGAATAG
- the LOC6507485 gene encoding adenylyl cyclase X E isoform X2 encodes MDSYFDSAIEYNRSNPLSLNRPHEQSQSIQNEKNWEWSYLVRKCRNLELEESYDLYMRRLRVGYLSLFIFIHVAVTVIHTLLLLTTPEITELVSKHGWVVYASSWLAVCVMVLMDIGLNVYHATSHNDILNPIYDAYTLYAIYMFMPVPYLLQPFVLGSAVTLCYIINYSFVITGKEDNQMHSILNEAIYLSCVNLLGIFFRLMRDIALRTTFLDRRQYVEENLLLRYARDQERSLLLSILPAQIADRLQEDVKNRIERSKQQHQQRSQVDLRRSSDSQTLRRWRQPNHGPLFIEPHEDVTILYADVVNYTHLTTTLDVKKLVEALHDLFVRFDIASEEYDVLRIKFLGDCYYCVAGLANPNADHAKCCVDLGLRMIKDIRDVREKRHLNIDMRIGVHSGDVLSGVIGAAKWQFDIWSKDVDIANRLEATGATGRVHVSQETLALLDGEYFFEDGTEKAREDPVLQKHGIRTFLIKSLRAPMHDPRRRQRERQAKKLSEASKANFMHNSTLHQYNQVRNQAKLEMCRELDKMPIGRIQLTKVFRRSTRLTQDEIEEETFRRNISSCCLFFRIRNWEYQYMQEPDVMLKYSIALAWAIYMGLLTIQLLSKDARYHYWFIDGTTIILLTSLLVVSWYKKLWIMYMSDAEVSSPNSRLSGFFFRMSDEMQRNVYIRIVIYFLTIFSYCAVAIMQVVGCSSSDDYFDDDPSVDERMQCFHPWILTNCMTLVIGMSFLFTRIPFIIKACFSTIITVAYAILVVFEFHYIYSSSPSTNVNFNAKYSHILLMIITMGIFHVMERQTEFIAKVDYNWKRQLIKKQEDALITNDTIKVLLTNILPSHVADFYLSNQLQNELYYEEYDNVAVMFASIKNFDTDKIGLSVLNEIICDFDDVLNKYGQALRVEKIKVANWTYMAACGLDVSRSEQVNAPQLKFRNVSLMPNGRRSRYDGARSSNTDGVQRVPYGNGSNIALDLDLERGQYEGNVVASAPRPSAIQSSSSSSNEVVRVMAEFALDLMRTMRRFSAENMQTEYEGSTDYGMLRIGISHGRAMAGVVGISKPHYDIWGNPVNMASRMDSTGVPGQIQVTENTAMKLREFNIQCNYRGMTFVKGRGNIPTYIVGIDKEYEFLPHRMPKGSKEE; translated from the exons ATGGACTCCTACTTCGACTCGGCCATCGAGTACAACCGCAGCAATCCGCTCAGCCTGAACCGGCCCCACGAGCAGTCGCAGAGCATCCAGAATGAGAAGAACTGGGAGTGGTCCTACCTGGTG CGAAAGTGCCGCAACCTGGAACTGGAGGAGTCGTACGACCTGTACATGCGGCGTCTGCGAGTCGGCTACCTCTCCCTCTTCATTTTCATTCATGTGGCGGTGACGGTCATCCATACGCTCCTGCTTCTGACCACTCCGGAGATCAC CGAGCTGGTCAGCAAGCACGGCTGGGTGGTCTACGCCTCCTCCTGGCTGGCGGTCTGCGTGATGGTTCTGATGGACATCGGCCTGAACGTCTATCACGCCACCAGCCACAACGACATCCTCAATCCGATCTACGACGCCTACACACTGTATGCGATCTACATGTTCATGCCGGTGCCGTACCTGCTGCAGCCGTTCGTGCTGGGCTCTGCGGTGACCCTGTGCTACATCATTAACTACAGCTTCGTGATCACCGGGAAGGAGGACAACCAGATGCACAGCATTCTCAACGAGGCGATCTACTTGAGCTGCGTCAATCTGCTGGGCATCTTCTTCCGCCTGATGCGGGACATTGCGCTGCGCACCACCTTCCTGGACCGGAGGCAGTATGTGGAGGAGAACCTCCTCCTGCGGTACGCCCGCGACCAGGAGCGCAGTCTGCTCCTCAGCATCCTGCCCGCCCAGATCGCTGACAGACTGCAGGAGGATGTCAAGAACCGCATCGAGCGCTccaagcagcagcaccagcagcgcTCGCAGGTGGACCTTCGGCGCAGCTCCGACAGCCAGACCCTGAGGAGGTGGCGACAGCCGAACCACGG GCCCCTCTTCATAGAACCCCACGAGGACGTGACGATCCTCTACGCCGACGTCGTAAACTACACCCATCTGACGACCACCTTGGACGTCAAGAAACTCGTCGAGGCCCTCCACGATCTCTTCGTGCGCTTCGACATCGCCAGCGAGGAGTATGATGTGCTGCGGATCAAGTTCCTGGGGGACTGCTACTACTGCGTGGCCGGGCTGGCGAACCCAAACGCCGACCATGCCAAGTGTTGCGTGGACCTGGGGCTCCGGATGATCAAGGACATTCGCGACGTCAG GGAAAAGCGTCACCTGAACATCGACATGCGGATTGGGGTGCACTCCGGCGACGTGCTCTCCGGCGTCATAGGAGCGGCCAAGTGGCAGTTCGACATTTGGTCGAAGGACGTGGACATTGCGAACCGCTTGGAGGCCACCGGAGCCACTGGACGGGTGCACGTGAGTCAGGAGACCCTGGCCCTGCTCGACGGGGAGTACTTCTTCGAGGACGGCACTGAAAAGGCCCGCGAGGATCCGGTGCTCCAGAAGCACGGCATTCGCACTTTTCTGATCAAGTCGCTGCGC GCCCCCATGCACGACCCGCGGAGGCGTCAGCGCGAGCGGCAGGCCAAGAAGCTGAGCGAGGCCAGCAAGGCGAACTTCATGCACAACTCCACGCTCCACCAGTACAACCAGGTGCGGAACCAGGCCAAGCTGGAGATGTGCCGCGAGCTGGACAAGATGCCCATCGGCAGGATTCA ACTGACCAAGGTCTTCCGGAGGAGCACGCGTCTCACTCAGGACGAGATCGAGGAGGAGACTTTTCGACGCAACATCAGCTCCTGCTGCCTGTTCTTCCGCATCCGCAACTGGGAGTACCAGTACATGCAGGAGCCTGACGTGATGCTGAAGTACAGCATAGCCCTGGCCTGGGCAATCTACATGGGTCTGCTGACAATCCAGCTGCTGAGCAAAGA TGCCCGCTACCACTACTGGTTCATTGACGGAACCACGATTATCCTGCTGACTTCGCTGCTGGTCGTGTCCTGGTACAAGAAGCTGTGGATCATGTACATGTCGGATGCGGAAGTGTCATCTCCCAACAGCAGGCTCAGTGGCTTCTTCTTCCGCATGTCGGACGAAATGCAGCGCAACGTCTACATCAGGATAGTGATCTACTTTCTGACCATATTCTCCTACTGTGCGGTTGCCATAATGCAGGTGGTGggctgcagcagcagcgacgactaCTTCGACGACGACCCGAGCGTCGATGAGCGGATGCAGTGCTTCCATCCTTGG ATCCTCACCAACTGCATGACCCTGGTCATCGGTATGTCCTTCCTCTTCACCCGCATACCTTTCATCATTAAGGCCTGCTTCTCCACAATCATCACAGTCGCCTACGCGATTCTTGTGGTGTTCGAGTTCCACTATATCTACTCCAGCAGCCCGTCCACCAACGTGAACTTCAACGCCAAGTACTCACACATTCTGCTGATGATCATCACCATGGGAATCTTCCATGTCATGGAACGCCAGACGGAATTCATAGCCAAAGTGGATTACAA CTGGAAACGACAGCTTATCAagaagcaggaggacgccCTGATCACCAACGACACCATCAAAGTGCTTTTGACCAATATTCTGCCCTCGCATGTTG CCGACTTCTATCTGTCCAACCAACTCCAGAACGAGCTGTACTATGAGGAGTACGACAACGTGGCCGTCATGTTCGCCTCGATCAAGAACTTCGACACGGACAAGATCGGGCTGAGCGTGCTGAACGAGATCATCTGTGACTTCGACGATGTG CTTAACAAGTACGGCCAGGCCCTGCGAGTGGAGAAGATCAAGGTGGCCAACTGGACGTACATGGCAGCCTGCGGCCTCGACGTCTCCCGGTCCGAGCAGGTGAACGCTCCCCAGTTGAAGTTCCGGAATGTATCGCTCATGCCCAACGGGAGGAGGAGTCGGTACGATGGGGCCAGAAGCTCTAACACGGACGGAGTCCAGCGTGTTCCATACGGGAACGGGAGCAACATTGCCCTTGATCTTGATCTCGAGAGGGGTCAGTACGAGGGGAATGTGGTCGCTAGTGCCCCCCGACCCAGTGCCATccagagcagcagcagcagcagcaacgaaGTTGTGAGGGTGATGGCCGAGTTCGCCCTGGATCTGATGCGCACAATGCGGCGCTTTAGCGCGGAGAACATGCAGACGGAGTACGAGGGAAGCACCGACTACGGGATGCTGCGCATTGGCATTTCGCACGGCAGGGCCATGGCTGGGGTGGTGGGCATCTCGAAGCCGCACTACGACATATGGGGCAACCCGGTCAACATGGCCTCGCGCATGGACTCCACGGGGGTGCCAGGGCAGATCCAGGTCACTGAGAACACGGCCATGAAGCTTCGGGAGTTCAACATCCAATGCAACTACCGGGGCATGACCTTTGTGAAAGGTCGGGGCAACATCCCCACCTACATTGTTGGCATCGACAAGGAATACGAGTTCCTGCCGCATCGCATGCCCAAGGGATCCAAAGAAGAATAG